In Lathyrus oleraceus cultivar Zhongwan6 chromosome 2, CAAS_Psat_ZW6_1.0, whole genome shotgun sequence, the DNA window caagggaaaaGAATCATGACATTATTGTCATTTTGCGTGTGTGTGTTCATCTATATTCTATACAACTTTGCTTCCCCTTAATCCAAAAACTTCTAGATACAATCTTAGGTTCCCCTCAATTTAAACCTTAGGATTCTAtctctctctccttcttataaccactttcataataaGCTTTGACTTAGATCATTGTTTCtccttttatttcttaatcaaatgcttcaaaacacttaagcatattcaaagatcttttcataagacctaaaaaacacaaacttaactcaaacccttttgccactttggattttccatgtttaaaatcttttcataaaaggattagacatgagtcatccctagttgagatttaaatctcctaccccataacattgttgagattgatattgattcttttccatttggaagaggtatgtggcatacttgtttattctatatccaagtgagagcccttctttcaatttgatgcaaagatctatcttccacatgtttgtggtggtttaaatgtgagatttctccttaagatgacaatttTTCTCTTTCTCATAAAACCAACCTcaacaaatcccttcttacttttgaacccgaactacggggttttgatccttcacgggtacgtaggcataagactcaacgtctttccaaatcatcaaacaataaaaaaaattctttttctcatctccccaatcaaatagcaaacaattttaatccaaacacatatatttaaaaggttcctgtagagtactacaaaTGATTaggatgttaataccttcccttttcataacacacccccgtacctttagaatctcccccccttttgcttagcttaagtttaatcttctagctttgcatatacatattgggtttatttttgaatcttttccccttcccttggataaattaaaattcgatggtgatattttgattcatgagtcaagtctaatcaatagcttggtctccgattcttcaccgcgacagaaatggcgacttcactggggattcAATATTAAGTGGGTGATACCTAACTTGTTTATATGTGTTTATTATTATATGTTGCTATATTTTCTTGGGTTTCATTATGGAGATCTATAAGTGGTGACGAAATCCTAACACGGATTAGAGAATACAAATAAGATAGGATGGTGGTATAATCAAACTTACATGTCTGGAGTAATCATAAGCATGATTAACATATGATATAACCCCGCTCAATGGAGACCCCTTTGATGGTAATATTTGTTGTTACGAGTAAATCGTAGTGGCATTATTATCTTCGATCTGGGAGTCTAAGAATTTGAGGACCTTTAGAACCCTTTCAACCCCTCTTAGCctttttaggatgtagtgcggagatTATTCAGGTGTAAGATCTGAGGTAATtgttacgcgatgctacactcagacgagtttctcttgagaattTTATTGGTCTATGAGCAAGTTGTTAAACtgataatatctgaaagatggatCTATGACTCTGGGGACCACTTTAGAACCTTATTCTACAGGTACAAAATAAACCTATTAGTTCATACATTGTGGGATGGTTAGACCCTTGGCTCCATGCTTAATGTCAAAACCCTAAACTCATATTTGTGAAACATTCATTCATGCACTCATGCATCCATAAAAACCTTTTGCATAAAAACTAAGAAACTCAATAGTTTTCTTTTGCAAATATCGATAAGTAAAATGGAACTTGGAAGGAGGAATACCAAGAAATACACCTTCAAATGTCCTGACTTAACAGAGTTGAAGAAGCTTGGTTCTATGATAGTTAGTCCAGAGGATTTCAGAGCTCATTATGGAAGACTTATGGGTATcttgaagaccaaggttgaagatggAGTTCTCAACACACTGGTACAATTTTATGATCCactctaccattgcttcacatttccagaCTACCAACTTATGCCTACTATAGAAGAATACTCTTATTGGTTTGGTTTGCCAGTCTCTAACAAATTACCATTCAGTGGTTCAGAGAAGACCCCTACATCAGCAGCTATTGCAGAAGCACTACACCTAGAAACGTCTGTTGTGAAGGACAACTTCACTAAAAAAGGAGGGATTCTAGGTCTAACCTCTAGATTCCTGTTGGAGAAAGCCTTTATCTTTGCAGAAGCAGATAGTAGAGATGCCTTGAAGCCATTTTTTCTCTACTCATTTATGGAATTGTACTCTTCCCAAACATTGATGACTTCGTGGATGTTAATGCTATACGAATCTTCTTAATTGGTAACCCAGTACCCACATTACTTGGAGATACCTACTATTCTATCCATCACATGTATAAGAAAGGTGGTGGAACCATTCTTTGTTGTGCACCTCTcctatataagtggtttatttctcacttgcccAGATCCAGGCTCTTCAGGGAGAATCCGCAGAAGCTCAGATGGTCTCAGAGGTTCATGTCCATTGATCAAGGGAGTATACATTGGTATGACCCCTCCTATGATGTTGGCATaattattgacagttgtggtgaatttcctaacgtacctctcattggtgtacatgggggaattaactacaacctCATCCTTGTCAGACGCCAGTTAGGATATCCTATGGCAGATAAACCCGACAACCTTCTGTTGTCAGGTTTCTTTTACCTCAACGACGAAGAGAGTTTTGGTTTGAAGGATAGAGTCATACATACTTGGCGTAAcattcataggaaaggaaaagACCGATTAGGAAGAAAGAGTTGTGTTGCTTTTGAGCCCTACACCCAATGGGTTTGTGCTAGAGCTAGTGAACTTAAGATGCCATATGCTCTTGAGAAAACCTCATTCCCTTTTGCTATAACATCATCATCCACCATTCCTATTGAGAGTAGGGAAGAGTTTCAAGAAGTTTTGGATAGGTTGAAATTGGAAAGAGACACTTGGGAAGGCAAGTACCATGTCTTGAATGataagaagatgaagatggagcagcagctgaaggagaaggatgatttgattgagattttggAACAACAAGATGTGAAGAAACATGAGGAACAAGAAGGTTTACTTCTCTCTAAAGTCCAGCCATTTCATGAGTACTCCAGCATACCTCCCACCTCAGGTGCTTGGAAGGGAATCGTCGACAAGCTTATGATCGAGAATGCTCAGCTAAAGAGGCAGAAAAGGAAGCATCAGCCAGCAGAAGGACCTTCTACATATGAGATTCCTTATGACTCATAGACTTAGCTGTTTTCCTCTTGTATTGTTTAGGATCGCTGAAATTGTATTTCACCCTTTGTGATCCCTCAATTGTTTAATAAAAAGAGGTTTTTATTCAGCTTATACCAAATTTTGTCTATATAATATTTGCAATAAATTATTGAGTCTTTTAAAAATTAAAACTCATCTTTTGCATctgcatatcatgcatcattcaagCACAAGTTCCTGCATTTCAAGAAACTTACACGTGTCTTTCCCTCCAATAGTCAAACTGACTCACTAGTACAATACTCGAGCTAGTCGCCGGAGAAGGATGAGTCAACTTGAACAAGAAAACCAAGAGCTCAGGGAGGAAGTAATCACCTTGAAATACAGTTTGGAAAGGCTTACTGCTATGATGGACACTTTggtggctgctcagaatcagtcaTCGAACAATTCTCAAGATCCATTGCAACGAACATCAATCTCTGAGAACGTCTCAACACCCATTCCAGTGGCGGCCGTCAATGATCAACCATATCACATGGCACCTGTtttcccttggggcatgcctcACGGTTATATGCCAACAGGATACCGCCCTCAAAATGTTGAAGCTCCAGTAGTGACTGCTGTGATGTTTGTACCTCCTCCTGTGCTGCATACAACTCCTTATAATGAAGAAAACATTTTTCACGCTACTCCAAGTGAAGTTGTGGGAGTAGATGAAAGGCTAGAGGGATCTCAAGATCAGTTCTTAGAAATGCAAAGGGAAATCAACGCTCTTCGAGgtaaggatctttttggcaagaccgcttccgaactctgcttggttcctaatgttcAAATTCCTCCTAAATTCAAAGTACCAGActtcgagaaatacaaaggaaatTCATGTACTCAAAGTCATTTGGTTATGTATGCTAGGAAGATGTCCACTCAGACTGACAACCATCAGCTtctgatccactactttcaagacagtttaactggtACCGCTCTTAagtggtacatgggcttggacgGTGCAAAGGTTCGTactttcaacgaccttggtgaagcttttgttcgtcaatacaaatataatgtagatatggctccagacagagatcaactccgggtcatgtctcagaaagacaaagagagtttcaaggaatatgctcaaagGTGGCGTGAAATTGCTGCACAAATTTTCCCTCCACTTGAAGAGAAAGAGATAACTAAaatctttttgaaaactctgagttcattctactatgaCCGCATGATCGCCGGTGCACCCAgtgatttcaccgagatggtaaacatgggcATGCGACTTGAGGAAAcagtccgagagggacgtttgaCTAAGGAAGTCGGCGCTTCTAGTCATGTTAAGAAATTCTCCAATAATTTCTCCAAAAAGAAAGAATCAGATGTTAGTGTCATTTCATATGGCAGACAAAGAAGAAAGTATCAACATGTTGTAGTCGTTTCACCAATCATTAGTCCACCAATGGTAGCGCCAATTTATCAACCACAGTTCTcacatcaacatcaacaacattatcctcaacaacatcagcaacaacaacatgTTCAGCAACAACCACCAAATCAACAGCATCAACAGCCTCTACAACAGGCTCGCTCTCAATTCAACAGTCAAAATCGTATTCAAAAAAGGCCACAGTTTGATCCTATCCCAATGTCCTATGCAGAATTGTTTCCTGCACTGCTAGCTAAAAATCATGTCCAGACAAGGTCTCCACCACCTGTGCCAAAGGACCTTCCCTATTGGTACAAGGCATATCGATTTTGTGCTTACCATCGAGGGGCACCAGGACATAGCGTTGAAAATTGTTTTGGTCTAAAGTCAGATGTTCAGAGGCTCATAAAGAGTGGTATCCTTTCATTTAAGGACGTAAACCCCAATGTTCAAGTTAATCCTCTACTGCAACATGGTTCAGCCTCAATTAACATGGTATATGGTTGCCCGGGAAGTTTCCGGATCCATGATGTACGATTATTGGGAGAGAGCTTAGTAAAGAAACATGCCAGATATAGCAAGAATGGTTTTGTGCCTCCACATAACTATGCCAATTGTAGGGTTTGTTCTAGGAACTCTCAAGGATGCCTAACTGTTGTAACGGATCTCCAGGATCAAATGGATCAAGGTTACATTGAAGCCTACCGAGACAGAGATTATAATCAAGTCAATATGGTCAATAGTGACAACAAAATGAATGTCATAGTTCCTCAGTTCAACGACTCTGAGCCTATACAAATTACTTATGACAGTCGGAAGACTTCTGTGACTCCTCTGGTCATTAACTTACTGGGCCCAGTTCCCTACCAATatgataaagttgtgccttacaagtacaatgctacaatgattGAGAATGGAAATGATGTCCCTCTACCCTCCATTGTTAACATCGGTGATGTAAGCAGAGTCACAAGGAGTGGGCGTATATTTGCAAAAAGGACTGAGGATGTCGCGGCAGAAAAGAAGGCTCATGTTGAGATCCCTTTTGAACCGGTTGGCCAATCTGATAACATGAATCTGaaaagtgatgatgatgaggtgttgaAGCTCATCAGGAAAAGTGAATACAATATGGTGGAACAATTACTGCATACACCTTCTAATATAtttgtgttatctttgttgatgaactctgaggctcaccgtgaagctttgcagaaaGTCTTAGAACAAGCTTATGTAGACCATGATGTGACGGTTGGACAATTTGATGGTATCGTCACTAACATCACgtcctgcaacaacttgagtttcAGTAATGAAGATCTCCCTgaagaaggaagaaatcataacaTGGCACTAAATATCTCAATCAACTGTATGAATGACTCTTTGTCAAGTGTGTTAGTTGATACAAGATCGTCTCTCAATGTCATGCCGAAGTCGACACTTTCCATACTTTCTTTTCAAGGTGCTTATATGAGGAGTAGCGGGAttattgtcaaagcttttgatggttccagAAAAACAGTCATTGGAGAAGTTAACCTTCCTATGACCATCGGACCTCATACTTTCCAGATAACATTCCAAGCGATGGACATAGAAGTTGcgtatagttgtttattgggtCGGCCTTGGATCCATGAAGCTGGGGCAGTcacttccactctgcatcagaagcttaaatttgtgaagaacgggAAGCTAGTGACAGCCTGTGGGGAGAAAACACTGGTTGTGAGCCActtatcatctttctcttatctTGAACCTGAAGAA includes these proteins:
- the LOC127123500 gene encoding uncharacterized protein LOC127123500 is translated as MSQLEQENQELREEVITLKYSLERLTAMMDTLVAAQNQSSNNSQDPLQRTSISENVSTPIPVAAVNDQPYHMAPVFPWGMPHGYMPTGYRPQNVEAPVVTAVMFVPPPVLHTTPYNEENIFHATPSEVVGVDERLEGSQDQFLEMQREINALREKEITKIFLKTLSSFYYDRMIAGAPSDFTEMVNMGMRLEETVREGRLTKEVGASSHVKKFSNNFSKKKESDQQQHVQQQPPNQQHQQPLQQARSQFNSQNRIQKRPQFDPIPMSYAELFPALLAKNHVQTRSPPPVPKDLPYWYKAYRFCAYHRGAPGHSVENCFGLKSDVQRLIKSGILSFKDVNPNVQVNPLLQHGSASINMVYGCPGSFRIHDVRLLGESLVKKHARYSKNGFVPPHNYANCRVCSRNSQGCLTVVTDLQDQMDQGYIEAYRDRDYNQVNMVNSDNKMNVIVPQFNDSEPIQITYDSRKTSVTPLVINLLGPVPYQYDKVVPYKYNATMIENGNDVPLPSIVNIGDVSRVTRSGRIFAKRTEDVAAEKKAHVEIPFEPVGQSDNMNLKSDDDEAHREALQKVLEQAYVDHDVTVGQFDGIVTNITSCNNLSFSNEDLPEEGRNHNMALNISINCMNDSLSSVLVDTRSSLNVMPKSTLSILSFQGAYMRSSGIIVKAFDGSRKTVIGEVNLPMTIGPHTFQITFQAMDIEVAYSCLLGRPWIHEAGAVTSTLHQKLKFVKNGKLVTACGEKTLVVSHLSSFSYLEPEEYVGTQFQALSLIDKYIKRGVSISSFKDAQRLVNDGFSPTSKKIAEGSSSVRSIKETFHSGGFIKPEVSVVTEDNDSTWEPYCDDPEYDLEAEDAYVPLYFPHHRELEYIPRSEDEAAEANAIMEDNPKDVPTDFIDHRVIRQNWTYVDVPVVVHISK